From one Halothece sp. PCC 7418 genomic stretch:
- a CDS encoding archease yields MMLRFKPSQGKGFEEIEHTADWAYRVRGKNLAELFIEAAWGLYTLAGMDLALGIRITRTIKLNAIDPESLLVAWLNELLYFHDSEGLGFEEISIKHLDNTRLEAQLTGAPVQQWQKEIKAVTYHDLSIRNTKSGLEVTIVLDV; encoded by the coding sequence ATGATGTTAAGGTTTAAACCGTCTCAAGGAAAGGGTTTTGAAGAAATTGAACATACTGCGGATTGGGCATATCGCGTGAGGGGTAAGAATTTAGCAGAATTGTTCATTGAAGCAGCTTGGGGGCTTTATACGTTAGCAGGAATGGACTTAGCACTAGGCATTCGGATCACGCGAACCATTAAACTGAACGCAATTGATCCCGAAAGTCTATTAGTGGCTTGGTTAAATGAGTTGCTGTATTTCCATGACAGTGAGGGGTTAGGCTTTGAGGAAATCAGCATTAAGCATCTGGATAACACCCGTTTAGAAGCTCAACTCACGGGTGCGCCTGTTCAGCAATGGCAAAAGGAGATCAAAGCGGTCACCTATCATGATTTATCCATTCGTAACACTAAATCAGGGCTAGAAGTAACGATTGTCTTGGATGTATAA